In one Amaranthus tricolor cultivar Red isolate AtriRed21 chromosome 8, ASM2621246v1, whole genome shotgun sequence genomic region, the following are encoded:
- the LOC130820956 gene encoding uncharacterized protein LOC130820956 isoform X1 → MSTKLGSAQDLAEKMLLMAEQGGHYCSKKTDSLCKDCCCQQSSKSSMSRLCCVLRGLDLKACLFLFLIIPVCTIGIYIHGQKITYFLRPLWEKPPKPFHMIPHYYNENVTMEHLCKLHGWGVREYPRRVYDAVLFSNEVDILNLRWQELYPYITQFVLLESNSTFTGIPKPLVFAANRDQFKFVEPRLTYGSIGGRFVKGENPFVEEAYQRVALDQLLRIAGISDDDLLIMSDVDEIPSRHTINLLRWCDDIPDVLHLQLKNYLYSFEFHVDNNSWRASVHKYQTGKTKYAHFRQTDDMLADAGWHCSFCFRRISEFIFKMKAYSHSDRVRFAHFLNPKRIQRVICKGADLFDMLPEEYSFKAIIAKMGSVPHSYSAVHLPSYLLENADKYKFLLPGNCMRESE, encoded by the exons ATGTCGACCAAATTAGGTTCTGCTCAAGATTTAGCAGAAAAAATGTTATTGATGGCGGAACAAGGAGGACATTATTGTTCTAAAAAAACGGATAGTTTATGCAAAGACTGTTGTTGCCAg CAGTCAAGCAAATCAAGCATGTCTAGACTATGCTGTGTTCTTCGAGGGCTCGATTTGAAGGCCTGTTTATTCTTGTTCTTGATCATTCCGGTATGCACTATTGGTATCTACATACATGGGCAAAAGATTACCTATTTTCTTCGACCGTTGTGGGAAAAACCACCCAAACCTTTTCACATGATTCCTCACTATTACAATGAAAATGTGACTATGGAACATCTTTGTAAGCTTCATGGTTGGGGTGTTCGTGAGTATCCAAGGCGTGTTTATGATGCTGTTCTTTTCAGTAATGAGGTCGATATACTTAATTTAAGATGGCAGGAGCTGTACCCTTATATTACTCAGTTTGTGTTGCTCGAGTCGAATTCTACATTCACCGGGATTCCAAAGCCTCTGGTGTTTGCTGCCAATAGAGACCAGTTTAAATTTGTGGAGCCTCGTTTGACTTATGGGTCTATTGGGGGTCGGTTTGTTAAGGGAGAAAACCCTTTTGTCGAGGAAGCGTATCAACGCGTTGCATTGGATCAGCTCCTACGAATTGCGGGTATTTCAGATGATGATCTTTTGATTATGTCGGATGTTGATGAGATACCGAGTAGGCATACCATCAATCTCTTGAGGTGGTGCGACGATATCCCTGATGTTCTTCATTTACAGCTCAAGAACTACTTATACTCATTTGAGTTTCACGTGGATAACAACAGTTGGAGAGCTTCAGTTCATAAATATCAAACAGGGAAGACGAAATATGCCCATTTTCGACAAACTGATGATATGTTGGCTGATGCTGGGTGGCATTGCAGCTTTTGTTTTCGTCGTATCAGTGAGtttatattcaaaatgaaaGCTTATAGCCATAGTGATAGAGTGAGATTTGCTCATTTCTTAAATCCCAAAAGAATTCAGAGAGTAATATGCAAAGGTGCCGACTTGTTCGATATGCTACCCGAGGAATACTCGTTTAAGGCTATAATCGCAAAGATGGGGTCCGTCCCTCATTCTTACTCCGCAGTTCATTTACCGTCATATCTCTTGGAAAACGCTGACAAGTATAAATTTCTTTTGCCCGGAAATTGCATGAGGGAAAGTGAGTAA
- the LOC130820956 gene encoding uncharacterized protein LOC130820956 isoform X2 — MSTKLGSAQDLAEKMLLMAEQGGHYCSKKTDSLCKDCCCQSSKSSMSRLCCVLRGLDLKACLFLFLIIPVCTIGIYIHGQKITYFLRPLWEKPPKPFHMIPHYYNENVTMEHLCKLHGWGVREYPRRVYDAVLFSNEVDILNLRWQELYPYITQFVLLESNSTFTGIPKPLVFAANRDQFKFVEPRLTYGSIGGRFVKGENPFVEEAYQRVALDQLLRIAGISDDDLLIMSDVDEIPSRHTINLLRWCDDIPDVLHLQLKNYLYSFEFHVDNNSWRASVHKYQTGKTKYAHFRQTDDMLADAGWHCSFCFRRISEFIFKMKAYSHSDRVRFAHFLNPKRIQRVICKGADLFDMLPEEYSFKAIIAKMGSVPHSYSAVHLPSYLLENADKYKFLLPGNCMRESE, encoded by the exons ATGTCGACCAAATTAGGTTCTGCTCAAGATTTAGCAGAAAAAATGTTATTGATGGCGGAACAAGGAGGACATTATTGTTCTAAAAAAACGGATAGTTTATGCAAAGACTGTTGTTGCCAg TCAAGCAAATCAAGCATGTCTAGACTATGCTGTGTTCTTCGAGGGCTCGATTTGAAGGCCTGTTTATTCTTGTTCTTGATCATTCCGGTATGCACTATTGGTATCTACATACATGGGCAAAAGATTACCTATTTTCTTCGACCGTTGTGGGAAAAACCACCCAAACCTTTTCACATGATTCCTCACTATTACAATGAAAATGTGACTATGGAACATCTTTGTAAGCTTCATGGTTGGGGTGTTCGTGAGTATCCAAGGCGTGTTTATGATGCTGTTCTTTTCAGTAATGAGGTCGATATACTTAATTTAAGATGGCAGGAGCTGTACCCTTATATTACTCAGTTTGTGTTGCTCGAGTCGAATTCTACATTCACCGGGATTCCAAAGCCTCTGGTGTTTGCTGCCAATAGAGACCAGTTTAAATTTGTGGAGCCTCGTTTGACTTATGGGTCTATTGGGGGTCGGTTTGTTAAGGGAGAAAACCCTTTTGTCGAGGAAGCGTATCAACGCGTTGCATTGGATCAGCTCCTACGAATTGCGGGTATTTCAGATGATGATCTTTTGATTATGTCGGATGTTGATGAGATACCGAGTAGGCATACCATCAATCTCTTGAGGTGGTGCGACGATATCCCTGATGTTCTTCATTTACAGCTCAAGAACTACTTATACTCATTTGAGTTTCACGTGGATAACAACAGTTGGAGAGCTTCAGTTCATAAATATCAAACAGGGAAGACGAAATATGCCCATTTTCGACAAACTGATGATATGTTGGCTGATGCTGGGTGGCATTGCAGCTTTTGTTTTCGTCGTATCAGTGAGtttatattcaaaatgaaaGCTTATAGCCATAGTGATAGAGTGAGATTTGCTCATTTCTTAAATCCCAAAAGAATTCAGAGAGTAATATGCAAAGGTGCCGACTTGTTCGATATGCTACCCGAGGAATACTCGTTTAAGGCTATAATCGCAAAGATGGGGTCCGTCCCTCATTCTTACTCCGCAGTTCATTTACCGTCATATCTCTTGGAAAACGCTGACAAGTATAAATTTCTTTTGCCCGGAAATTGCATGAGGGAAAGTGAGTAA